Proteins co-encoded in one Meiothermus sp. genomic window:
- a CDS encoding rhodanese-like domain-containing protein has product MIGWLKKALGGPAPGRLSPAEARQKLEAGALLLDVRTPPERKEAKIPGSQALPLDRLAAEWEKLPRDKEIICQCRSGSRSATAARFLASKGFKAYNLAGGLEAWRRAGLPVK; this is encoded by the coding sequence TTGATCGGCTGGCTCAAGAAGGCGCTCGGCGGCCCCGCCCCCGGCCGCCTCTCCCCCGCCGAGGCCCGGCAGAAGCTCGAGGCCGGCGCCCTCCTCCTCGACGTGCGCACGCCGCCGGAGCGCAAGGAGGCCAAGATCCCCGGCTCGCAGGCCCTGCCGCTGGACAGGCTGGCCGCCGAGTGGGAGAAGCTGCCCAGGGACAAGGAGATCATCTGCCAGTGCCGCAGCGGCAGCCGCAGCGCTACGGCGGCGCGCTTCCTGGCGTCTAAGGGCTTCAAGGCCTACAACCTGGCGGGGGGCCTCGAGGCCTGGAGGCGGGCGGGGCTGCCCGTAAAGTGA
- a CDS encoding rhodanese-like domain-containing protein, whose protein sequence is MLTVPYKDISPQEARKLQEEKALFVDVREPEEFAQVRIEGAELIPLSEFGGRFSEIPKNQPVVLYCRSGNRSAQAAAWLSAKGYSNLLNLDGGIMAWYQAGLPLDTAPLEVTYQDTAFTELTPHEAQQWIREGAYVVDVREPYEYAMGHLPGAVNVPLGRFVAQAGQLPKGRKILLACASGNRSSQAAAYLVGQGFGKELVGNLEGGTYGWMSAGFEVER, encoded by the coding sequence ATGCTCACCGTTCCATACAAAGACATCAGCCCGCAAGAAGCCCGTAAACTGCAAGAAGAAAAGGCTCTGTTTGTAGACGTACGCGAACCCGAGGAGTTTGCCCAGGTGCGCATCGAGGGGGCCGAACTTATTCCACTGTCCGAGTTCGGCGGGCGCTTTAGCGAGATTCCCAAGAACCAGCCGGTGGTGCTGTACTGCCGCAGCGGCAACCGCAGCGCCCAGGCCGCGGCCTGGCTCTCGGCCAAGGGCTACTCGAACCTGCTTAACCTCGATGGGGGCATCATGGCCTGGTACCAGGCCGGGCTGCCGCTGGACACAGCGCCCCTCGAGGTCACCTACCAGGACACCGCCTTTACCGAACTCACCCCCCACGAGGCCCAGCAGTGGATCCGGGAAGGGGCCTACGTCGTGGACGTGCGCGAGCCCTACGAGTACGCCATGGGGCACCTGCCGGGCGCGGTCAACGTCCCGCTGGGGCGCTTCGTGGCCCAGGCCGGGCAGTTGCCCAAAGGCCGCAAGATCCTGCTGGCCTGCGCCTCGGGCAACCGCTCCTCCCAGGCCGCGGCCTACCTGGTGGGCCAGGGCTTCGGCAAGGAGCTCGTGGGCAACCTCGAGGGCGGCACCTACGGCTGGATGAGCGCGGGCTTCGAGGTGGAGCGTTGA
- a CDS encoding rhodanese-like domain-containing protein: protein MNLSVQTAYHTLERFQVVDVREPEEWADGLLPGALRLPLSRLQALAPLYLERERPVLLYCRSGNRSQEALKTLKNLGHPKVWHLEGGIKAWCEAGIPCTSPV, encoded by the coding sequence ATGAACCTTTCTGTCCAAACCGCTTACCACACGCTAGAACGCTTTCAGGTGGTAGATGTCCGTGAGCCCGAGGAGTGGGCCGATGGCCTTCTGCCGGGGGCTTTGCGCCTGCCCCTGTCCAGGCTTCAGGCCCTGGCCCCTCTGTACCTCGAGCGCGAACGGCCCGTGCTCCTGTACTGCCGCAGCGGCAACCGCTCACAAGAAGCCCTCAAAACCCTGAAAAACCTGGGCCACCCCAAGGTCTGGCACCTCGAAGGCGGCATCAAAGCCTGGTGCGAGGCCGGCATCCCCTGCACAAGCCCTGTATAA
- a CDS encoding rhodanese-like domain-containing protein, with protein sequence MLFKQIYEEGLAQGSYFIGCQSQGTAIVVDPRRDIQIYLDEAQKNGMKIVAVTETHIHADYLSGARELAKATGAKLYLSDEGDENWKYRGLEGFDYQLVRDGDQIRLGNITLTVVHTPGHTPEHISFLVQDGAAATEPGFFLTGDFVFVGDIGRPDLLEEAAGILGTAEPGARRMFKSLKEKFLTLPDYVQVWPGHGAGSACGKGLGAVASTTVGYERRFAWWADYLRTGDEEGFVKALLSGQPEAPYYFAQMKRLNRDGMPILGDLPIPHQLTPEQFQQKLGQGALLVDTRDKLAFAGGHLKGAINIPAGKSFSTWAGWLLPYDRDLVLLASPERVGELVKQLIRIGLDRVVGYIPSLEGYAQGELETVPQVTAAQAKALWEKGEATILDVRGADEYLAGHIPGAQNIHAGRVMNNLNRIPKDKPVVVHCLGGDRSSTAISALMGAGFSNLVNLTGGIRAWQQEGFPVEKGPSRELVNA encoded by the coding sequence ATGCTTTTTAAGCAAATCTACGAGGAAGGACTGGCGCAGGGCAGTTACTTTATCGGCTGTCAATCGCAGGGCACTGCTATCGTGGTAGACCCCCGGCGCGACATACAGATCTACCTGGACGAGGCCCAGAAGAACGGCATGAAGATTGTGGCTGTCACCGAGACCCACATCCACGCCGACTACCTCTCGGGCGCCCGCGAGCTGGCCAAAGCCACCGGAGCCAAGCTCTACCTGAGCGATGAGGGCGACGAAAACTGGAAGTACAGGGGCCTCGAGGGCTTCGACTACCAGCTCGTGCGCGATGGCGACCAGATCAGGCTTGGCAACATCACCCTCACGGTGGTGCATACCCCCGGCCACACCCCCGAGCACATCAGCTTTCTGGTGCAGGACGGAGCCGCTGCCACCGAGCCCGGCTTCTTCCTGACCGGCGACTTTGTGTTTGTGGGGGATATTGGCCGTCCCGACCTGCTGGAAGAGGCTGCCGGCATCCTGGGCACCGCCGAACCCGGCGCCCGGCGCATGTTCAAAAGCTTGAAGGAAAAATTCCTCACCCTGCCCGATTATGTGCAGGTCTGGCCGGGCCACGGCGCGGGTAGCGCCTGCGGGAAGGGTCTGGGGGCTGTTGCTAGCACCACGGTGGGCTATGAGCGCCGCTTTGCCTGGTGGGCCGACTACCTGCGCACGGGCGACGAGGAAGGCTTTGTGAAGGCCCTGCTCTCGGGCCAGCCCGAAGCCCCTTACTACTTTGCCCAGATGAAGCGGCTTAACCGCGACGGGATGCCCATCCTGGGCGACCTGCCCATACCCCACCAGCTCACCCCCGAGCAGTTTCAGCAGAAGCTGGGCCAGGGGGCCTTGCTGGTGGATACCCGCGACAAGCTGGCCTTCGCCGGAGGGCACCTGAAGGGGGCCATCAACATTCCGGCAGGCAAGAGCTTCAGCACCTGGGCCGGCTGGCTGCTGCCTTACGACCGCGACCTGGTGCTGCTGGCCAGCCCTGAACGGGTGGGCGAGCTGGTCAAGCAGCTCATTCGCATCGGGCTGGATCGGGTGGTGGGGTATATTCCTAGCCTCGAGGGCTACGCACAGGGTGAGCTCGAGACCGTTCCTCAGGTCACCGCAGCCCAGGCCAAAGCCCTGTGGGAAAAGGGCGAGGCCACCATTCTGGACGTGCGCGGGGCCGACGAGTACCTGGCCGGCCACATCCCTGGGGCCCAGAACATCCACGCCGGGCGGGTGATGAACAACCTGAACCGCATCCCCAAGGACAAGCCGGTGGTGGTGCACTGCCTGGGTGGCGACCGTTCGTCCACGGCCATTAGCGCACTGATGGGCGCAGGCTTTAGCAACCTGGTCAACCTCACCGGTGGCATCCGGGCCTGGCAGCAGGAGGGCTTCCCCGTTGAGAAAGGCCCTTCCCGTGAGTTGGTAAATGCCTAG
- a CDS encoding FAD/NAD(P)-binding oxidoreductase, producing the protein MVETREQPFFVHSRNRLHHKILIIGGGTAGLTVAAQLRRKGESDIAVIEPSSRHYYQAAWTLVGAGTYNPDATVRDEETLIPKGVKWIQDYAEEIDPYQRTVTTRSNQQIGYDFLVVASGIQLDWHKIAGLEETLGQNSVSSNYRFDLAPKTWSFLQQFRGGTALFTAPSTPVKCGGAPQKVMYLTADYVRRKGLAGGTQVIFGSAGTTIFAVPEVKSVLDKVVERYSIQTQFNHELVAVDGSKKEATFEYTLNHPQVKANPGTPRPRVTIPFDFLHVVPPQSAPDFIKQSPLADPSTPLGWVEVDKHTLQHVRFPNVFSLGDSSNLPTSKTGAAVRKQAPVLVENLLQAIRGQNPKAKYDGYTSCPLVTAYGKMFLAEFLYDNRWHPTLPINTQKERYDMWLLKKHVLPVMYWQFMLKGLA; encoded by the coding sequence ATGGTTGAAACCCGGGAACAGCCTTTTTTTGTTCATTCCAGGAATAGGTTACACCATAAAATCCTGATCATCGGAGGGGGCACGGCCGGATTAACCGTGGCAGCACAGCTTCGCCGCAAAGGGGAGTCGGACATCGCGGTTATCGAACCCTCGAGCCGGCATTACTACCAGGCCGCCTGGACGCTGGTTGGAGCCGGTACCTACAACCCCGACGCCACGGTTCGAGACGAGGAAACCCTGATACCCAAGGGCGTGAAATGGATTCAGGATTATGCCGAGGAAATAGACCCCTACCAGCGAACTGTCACCACGAGAAGCAACCAGCAAATCGGCTACGACTTCCTGGTTGTAGCATCGGGCATTCAGCTCGACTGGCATAAGATAGCTGGACTGGAAGAAACCCTAGGCCAAAACAGCGTTAGCAGCAACTACCGCTTCGACCTGGCACCCAAAACCTGGTCATTTTTACAACAATTTAGGGGTGGTACTGCGCTGTTTACCGCTCCCAGCACCCCAGTCAAGTGTGGCGGAGCGCCACAAAAAGTTATGTACTTAACCGCCGACTATGTGCGGCGCAAAGGACTGGCCGGGGGTACCCAGGTGATTTTTGGTTCTGCTGGCACCACCATTTTTGCTGTGCCAGAGGTCAAATCAGTTCTGGACAAAGTAGTCGAACGTTACAGCATTCAAACACAGTTCAACCACGAACTCGTAGCAGTAGATGGCTCCAAAAAAGAAGCCACCTTCGAGTACACCCTCAACCATCCCCAGGTCAAGGCCAATCCGGGCACTCCCAGACCCAGGGTCACCATCCCATTTGATTTTTTACATGTGGTTCCTCCACAAAGTGCGCCCGACTTCATCAAGCAAAGCCCCTTGGCGGATCCCAGCACACCCTTGGGATGGGTTGAGGTAGACAAGCATACGCTTCAGCACGTGCGTTTTCCCAACGTGTTTAGCCTGGGCGATTCCAGTAATCTGCCCACCTCCAAGACCGGCGCCGCGGTGCGTAAGCAAGCGCCGGTGCTGGTGGAAAACCTACTACAGGCAATCAGGGGTCAAAACCCCAAGGCTAAGTACGACGGTTATACTTCCTGCCCACTCGTAACGGCCTACGGCAAGATGTTTTTAGCCGAGTTCCTCTACGACAACCGCTGGCACCCCACCCTACCCATCAACACCCAAAAGGAACGCTACGACATGTGGTTGCTCAAGAAGCACGTGCTACCAGTCATGTACTGGCAGTTCATGCTGAAAGGCCTGGCATGA
- a CDS encoding LysR family transcriptional regulator, protein MRLNPRYLVVFCVVAELRSLSRAAEVLHLSQPAVSKTLKALEDAVRQPLYERTPQGITLTEAGKALLPYACAVSRSLAQATRFIEEKRHRRIPSLEVGLAWSLIPRYQAPLLSWALAHQARAELNLKNGTTLELIEQVFQRDLDAALVLGGTDALPEPLLAQRLTSEEMVLVVAPSHPWASLGGVALGQLEGMTLLVPQRNSRLRLRLEQFLERHGIVPARLLECGSLYGVKAAAAAGLGVGLASRSFVGPELEAGLLRLLFIEDAGFSLGIHWVSYPESSVDFATRELMGSLWRALSTAQGLVKM, encoded by the coding sequence ATGCGTTTGAATCCTCGGTACTTGGTGGTATTTTGCGTGGTGGCTGAGTTGCGCAGCCTGAGCCGCGCCGCCGAAGTTTTGCATCTGAGCCAGCCTGCGGTGAGCAAAACCCTCAAGGCCCTCGAGGACGCTGTACGGCAGCCCCTTTACGAACGTACCCCCCAGGGTATCACCCTGACCGAAGCTGGTAAAGCCTTGCTGCCCTATGCCTGTGCGGTAAGCCGCAGCCTGGCCCAGGCCACCCGTTTTATTGAGGAGAAGCGGCACCGGCGTATCCCGAGCCTCGAGGTGGGCCTGGCCTGGAGTCTGATACCACGCTACCAGGCCCCCCTGCTGAGCTGGGCCCTGGCCCACCAGGCCCGGGCCGAGCTAAACCTAAAAAACGGTACCACACTGGAGCTCATCGAGCAGGTATTCCAGCGCGATCTGGACGCGGCGCTGGTGTTGGGGGGAACCGATGCCCTGCCCGAGCCACTGCTGGCCCAACGCCTGACCAGCGAAGAGATGGTGCTAGTGGTGGCCCCTTCCCATCCCTGGGCTAGTTTAGGGGGTGTGGCTTTAGGGCAGCTCGAGGGGATGACACTGCTGGTGCCCCAGCGCAACTCGCGGCTGCGCCTGCGGCTCGAGCAGTTCTTAGAGCGCCACGGAATTGTGCCAGCGCGTTTGCTGGAGTGCGGCAGCCTATACGGGGTCAAAGCCGCTGCTGCCGCCGGGCTGGGAGTGGGCCTAGCCAGCCGCTCGTTTGTGGGGCCCGAGCTCGAGGCCGGCCTGCTGCGGCTCCTGTTCATCGAAGACGCAGGTTTTTCGCTGGGGATACACTGGGTTTCCTATCCCGAGTCCTCTGTGGACTTTGCCACCCGCGAACTGATGGGATCGTTGTGGCGTGCCCTTAGCACCGCCCAGGGGCTGGTGAAGATGTAA
- a CDS encoding IS5 family transposase, which produces MNRRAYPSDVRDEEWALVLPYLTLAPLEAPQRKYDLREVFNALRWMVRTGAQWDYLPHDFPPPHIVQAQAYRWMNRGVFEDLVHDLRMTLRMLQGKAAHPSAAIYDARTLQSTPQSGERAGYDGYKRRKGSKVHLAVDTLGHLLALVVTAASEQERAQVGALSQQVQEVTGEQVEVAFVDQGYTGEEAAQAAEAEGIALCVVKVEGAKRGFVLLPKRWVVERSFAWTSRFRRLARDYERLAETLRGWHWLAFSILMTAKTVELLRTAS; this is translated from the coding sequence ATGAACCGCCGTGCTTACCCATCGGACGTCCGTGATGAGGAATGGGCTCTGGTGCTGCCCTATTTGACCCTCGCCCCGCTGGAAGCACCCCAGCGCAAGTACGACCTGCGCGAAGTGTTCAACGCCCTGCGCTGGATGGTTCGAACCGGTGCTCAGTGGGACTACCTGCCCCACGACTTCCCACCCCCCCATATCGTTCAGGCGCAAGCCTACCGCTGGATGAACCGGGGGGTCTTCGAAGACCTGGTACACGACCTGCGCATGACCCTGCGAATGCTCCAGGGCAAAGCCGCCCATCCCAGCGCTGCCATCTACGATGCTCGCACCCTACAGTCCACCCCGCAAAGTGGGGAGCGGGCCGGATACGATGGGTACAAACGACGCAAGGGAAGCAAAGTTCACCTGGCGGTAGATACCCTGGGGCATCTGCTGGCCCTGGTAGTAACGGCGGCCAGTGAACAGGAACGGGCCCAGGTGGGAGCCCTCAGTCAACAGGTGCAGGAAGTGACGGGGGAGCAGGTGGAAGTGGCCTTTGTGGATCAGGGTTACACTGGGGAGGAAGCGGCACAAGCGGCAGAGGCGGAAGGCATCGCCCTGTGTGTGGTCAAGGTGGAAGGGGCCAAACGAGGATTCGTGCTGCTGCCGAAGCGTTGGGTGGTGGAACGTTCGTTTGCCTGGACATCCCGGTTTCGCAGGCTGGCGCGAGACTATGAGCGGCTGGCTGAGACCTTGCGAGGTTGGCACTGGTTGGCTTTTTCGATTCTGATGACAGCGAAAACTGTGGAGCTTTTACGAACAGCTAGTTAG
- a CDS encoding helicase-related protein yields the protein MSQVSYNDEIKLVDHLTRVLEHRLAGRDQRRHVARQPVDVCQLGVLAPYDPDADAYKQPSSLGLEFMVRDQEAGRIEVEGQLAFYVRRLPTLAEQQSVAGEAGGQGLIEVIERCDLSFGPLELPLIDGDDCGQLQQLLDKEIQVLAARADAWRVMERRPSVPANATTSAEAFAEWLQEALGNRPLDIPPLKVRLQVMTRHYEDCKRVTVYLRNETPQGNNPTENNYRVIADVRLRVRVQGTLVPVEILPVAEDYQFDRNVWVVGRNCGALREGNCLTTRCLAISRQKRMTTRSEPPAPFQDLAQRPLEVLQGIYEAMQAHAQSWERELDRRGYTGEFAEAAQADLQQFREEIHRFAAGLAALQADARLEQAFTAMNRVFARISPYPSWRLFQIVFIVSQLPALVLREGITAGEWAGERYEWADDPDQAVVLWFPTGGGKTEAYLGLVCTAMLYDRLRGKKLGVTAWLRFPLRMLSLQQLQRAMRVLYGAEQERLALGLEGDPFRLGYLAGKGNSPNQLDATELQRWSQAGELEKLRLVPNCPACGGLETVEVYPQANRLCFEHRCRECGYQLPLDVSDAEVLRHQSTVVVGTVDKMAALAYQPALSMLWQVRRCCPQHGYFLDKCLVRNCSVNSRQLQTVNAYDLGPSLHIQDELHLLQEELGAFAGHYETTIRSLEPKPAKVLAATATIAGYEHQLRHLYGVRHAVRFPGRGMDRYRTFYSEVAREEGQEKIARVFLAFWSRPHPAESSALVHRILLNEIKRLASNPYELSAVVGRTLSPNEAGALIRLYSTSLAYVGSRANGSRIKDTLESGQVFRVEYTHNKSTPAHIAQVVSSIENPPPFGSDSFLDALVATNMISHGVDLERINLMTLDRLPGTVEEYIQASSRAGRQHVGLVVVILASYNLRASSVYSRFVEYHDNLERMVHPVAINRFARFALRRTLPGVLASVFLGRSHSGANRLWERESARQYLSQQRQQVLGELKEAYRLGAGVYPSDLEQAMAVVLEEELDQVQVTLSSSQERYLTKAIHPMTSLRDVEEGVQVNLTTSYSIEDARWFTRGGR from the coding sequence ATGAGTCAAGTCAGCTATAACGACGAGATCAAGCTGGTGGATCACCTAACTCGAGTACTGGAACACCGACTGGCGGGACGTGACCAGAGACGTCATGTAGCACGGCAGCCGGTGGACGTATGCCAGCTTGGTGTACTGGCCCCCTATGACCCGGACGCCGATGCGTACAAGCAGCCAAGTAGCTTAGGTTTGGAGTTCATGGTGCGTGATCAGGAAGCTGGGAGGATAGAAGTCGAGGGCCAACTTGCCTTTTACGTACGGCGGCTACCCACGCTGGCAGAGCAGCAGTCCGTTGCTGGCGAAGCTGGTGGACAGGGCCTAATCGAGGTCATTGAGCGCTGCGACCTATCCTTTGGCCCACTGGAGCTCCCGCTCATCGACGGGGATGACTGTGGGCAGCTACAGCAGTTGTTGGATAAAGAAATCCAAGTTCTGGCAGCACGAGCCGATGCGTGGCGCGTGATGGAACGCAGACCCTCGGTACCTGCGAACGCCACAACCTCAGCAGAAGCTTTCGCTGAGTGGTTGCAGGAAGCCTTGGGAAACAGGCCGCTCGACATCCCCCCGCTTAAGGTGCGCTTACAAGTGATGACCCGGCACTATGAGGACTGTAAGCGCGTCACCGTGTACTTGCGCAATGAGACCCCTCAAGGCAACAACCCTACCGAGAACAACTACCGGGTCATCGCGGACGTTCGGTTGCGGGTGCGTGTGCAGGGCACACTGGTACCGGTAGAGATCCTCCCTGTGGCCGAGGATTATCAGTTTGACCGCAACGTATGGGTAGTCGGAAGAAACTGCGGAGCACTGCGAGAGGGCAACTGCCTAACCACCCGCTGTCTGGCTATATCCCGCCAAAAGCGCATGACCACGCGCTCTGAACCCCCAGCTCCCTTTCAGGATCTGGCCCAACGTCCCCTCGAGGTGCTCCAGGGCATCTACGAAGCCATGCAGGCCCACGCCCAGTCCTGGGAGCGGGAACTGGATCGCAGAGGGTATACTGGCGAGTTTGCCGAGGCGGCTCAGGCGGACCTGCAGCAGTTCCGCGAGGAGATCCACCGTTTTGCCGCCGGATTGGCCGCCCTCCAGGCCGATGCCCGGCTCGAGCAGGCCTTCACCGCCATGAACCGGGTCTTTGCCCGCATATCCCCTTACCCCAGTTGGCGGCTGTTTCAGATCGTCTTCATCGTCAGCCAGCTGCCTGCCCTCGTGTTGCGAGAAGGGATCACGGCAGGCGAGTGGGCTGGGGAGCGCTACGAGTGGGCCGACGACCCGGACCAGGCGGTGGTGCTGTGGTTCCCTACCGGCGGCGGCAAGACCGAGGCGTATCTGGGTTTAGTGTGTACGGCCATGCTCTACGACCGCCTGCGTGGGAAGAAGCTGGGGGTCACCGCTTGGCTGCGCTTTCCCCTGCGGATGCTCTCGTTGCAGCAGTTGCAGCGGGCCATGCGCGTGCTGTACGGGGCGGAGCAGGAGCGGTTAGCGCTGGGCCTCGAGGGGGACCCATTCCGGCTGGGTTACCTCGCGGGCAAAGGAAACTCGCCCAACCAACTCGACGCCACCGAGCTGCAGCGCTGGAGCCAGGCGGGTGAGCTGGAGAAACTGCGGCTGGTGCCCAACTGCCCAGCCTGCGGGGGGCTAGAGACGGTGGAAGTGTATCCCCAGGCCAACCGGTTGTGCTTCGAGCATCGCTGCCGAGAGTGCGGGTACCAGCTTCCACTGGACGTAAGCGACGCCGAGGTGCTGCGGCACCAGAGTACGGTGGTGGTGGGCACGGTGGACAAGATGGCAGCGCTGGCCTATCAGCCCGCGTTGAGCATGCTCTGGCAGGTGCGCAGGTGCTGCCCGCAGCATGGGTACTTCCTGGACAAGTGCCTGGTGAGGAACTGCTCCGTAAACAGTCGGCAACTGCAGACCGTAAATGCCTACGACCTTGGGCCAAGCCTGCACATCCAGGACGAGCTCCACCTGTTACAAGAGGAGCTGGGGGCCTTCGCCGGGCACTACGAGACAACAATCCGCTCACTCGAGCCCAAGCCCGCCAAAGTGTTGGCTGCCACAGCGACCATCGCTGGCTACGAACACCAGCTCAGACACCTCTACGGGGTTCGGCACGCGGTGCGCTTCCCCGGTCGCGGGATGGACCGCTACCGCACGTTCTACAGCGAGGTGGCGCGGGAAGAGGGGCAGGAAAAGATCGCGCGGGTCTTCCTCGCGTTCTGGAGCCGTCCCCACCCCGCTGAGAGTTCAGCCTTGGTGCACCGCATCCTTCTGAACGAGATCAAGCGCCTCGCCAGCAATCCTTATGAGTTGAGTGCCGTGGTAGGCCGTACCTTGAGCCCAAATGAGGCGGGCGCTTTGATTCGGCTTTACTCCACCTCGTTGGCCTACGTGGGCAGTCGGGCCAACGGCAGTCGGATCAAGGATACCTTGGAATCAGGGCAGGTCTTCCGTGTGGAATACACCCATAACAAGTCTACCCCGGCCCATATCGCCCAGGTGGTGAGCTCGATCGAAAACCCGCCTCCGTTTGGGTCGGACAGCTTCCTTGATGCGCTAGTGGCCACCAACATGATCAGCCATGGGGTGGACCTCGAGCGGATCAACCTCATGACCCTAGATCGTCTGCCGGGCACCGTGGAGGAGTACATCCAGGCCTCAAGCCGGGCTGGGCGGCAACACGTGGGCCTAGTTGTGGTCATCCTGGCCAGTTACAACCTGCGTGCTTCTAGCGTGTACAGCCGCTTCGTGGAGTACCATGACAACCTCGAACGCATGGTGCATCCAGTGGCCATCAACCGCTTCGCTCGTTTCGCCCTTCGCCGCACCTTACCCGGGGTGCTGGCATCGGTGTTCCTCGGACGAAGCCACTCCGGCGCGAACAGGCTGTGGGAGCGGGAGAGTGCTCGCCAATACCTGTCGCAGCAGCGCCAGCAGGTACTGGGGGAGCTTAAGGAAGCCTACCGCCTGGGGGCTGGGGTCTATCCGTCGGATCTCGAGCAGGCCATGGCGGTCGTGTTGGAGGAGGAGCTAGACCAGGTGCAAGTCACGCTATCGAGCAGCCAGGAGCGGTATCTAACGAAAGCCATCCACCCGATGACCAGCCTCCGCGACGTCGAGGAGGGGGTTCAGGTCAACTTGACAACAAGCTACTCGATTGAGGATGCAAGGTGGTTCACACGGGGGGGGCGCTGA
- a CDS encoding phosphatidylserine/phosphatidylglycerophosphate/cardiolipin synthase family protein codes for MTLSTETLRLLGAALWSRLDQLVTANDLLWADSLLGEGGHLWLYEALQRHGALEGGQLRAQGLAAFLGRYADQGTLLWTLPDRENSYVAAILEAIASAEQHLWLVSPYLEQQGMAHLSDELLSALWRGVAISVITHAAHEPGSPQARALARLQQEALRAQGTLTIYSAQMEKGLLHAKIVVADRKWGVLGSANLTDPGLRWNVEIGMRFGEQHARTIVAQLEELCREPRLVRLE; via the coding sequence ATGACTTTGTCAACCGAGACCCTGCGCCTGCTAGGGGCGGCGCTCTGGAGTCGGCTGGATCAGCTGGTTACAGCCAACGACCTGCTGTGGGCGGATAGCCTGTTAGGAGAGGGAGGGCACCTCTGGCTATATGAGGCCTTACAACGGCACGGGGCGCTGGAAGGGGGGCAGCTGCGGGCCCAGGGTCTGGCTGCTTTCCTGGGGAGGTATGCGGACCAAGGGACCCTCTTGTGGACGTTACCCGATCGTGAGAACAGCTATGTCGCGGCCATCCTGGAAGCCATCGCCAGTGCCGAGCAACACCTGTGGCTGGTAAGCCCTTACCTGGAGCAGCAGGGCATGGCTCACCTCAGCGACGAGCTCCTGAGTGCCCTCTGGCGCGGGGTTGCCATCTCGGTGATCACCCACGCGGCCCACGAGCCAGGTAGCCCCCAGGCCAGAGCGCTGGCCCGCCTGCAGCAAGAGGCGCTGCGCGCACAGGGAACGCTGACCATCTACAGTGCTCAGATGGAGAAGGGCTTGTTACACGCCAAGATCGTGGTGGCGGATCGGAAGTGGGGAGTGCTCGGGAGCGCGAACCTGACCGACCCCGGGCTCCGCTGGAACGTGGAGATCGGGATGCGTTTTGGTGAACAGCATGCGCGAACCATAGTTGCCCAGCTTGAGGAACTATGCCGGGAACCGAGGTTGGTGCGCTTAGAGTAG
- a CDS encoding transposase — translation MSLAPVAKYLQALLVAVSNHTRVGLADAVEGVCHDTFHRLLTGRIQLLAILQRLVNKLVQKGGYLILDDTTLQKFTTGLDCTHKVRDSKTGGFILGIQVLLVWTNGTITVPVGFHLYRGKEKHSKHELALQLLRQAQWLGIEPAYVLLDAWYASARLLHYLQEQGWPFVTRLRKNRSLNGRQLRYFRRGPYWSALRYLRGHIPVVVYRRGSKFYASSDLELQDSEAGVRLGGGKAEDGIVVPPSPHAGADGLPLPGSAEIPASYHPLQVATSAHLRQAQGLPA, via the coding sequence ATGAGTCTAGCACCGGTCGCAAAGTATCTTCAAGCCTTGTTGGTTGCGGTCTCTAACCACACACGCGTAGGTCTTGCCGATGCAGTTGAAGGCGTCTGCCACGACACCTTCCATCGCCTGCTGACGGGACGGATACAGTTGCTGGCGATTCTCCAACGCTTGGTCAACAAGCTGGTTCAGAAAGGTGGATACCTGATTCTGGACGATACCACCCTACAGAAGTTCACCACGGGTCTGGACTGTACGCACAAGGTTAGGGATAGCAAAACCGGGGGCTTCATTCTGGGGATACAGGTGCTGCTGGTGTGGACGAATGGCACCATCACCGTGCCGGTGGGTTTTCACCTCTACCGCGGAAAGGAAAAGCACAGCAAGCATGAGCTGGCCCTGCAACTGCTGCGACAGGCCCAGTGGCTGGGCATCGAGCCGGCGTATGTGTTGTTGGATGCCTGGTATGCCAGCGCCCGCTTGTTGCACTACCTCCAGGAGCAAGGCTGGCCCTTTGTGACCCGACTGAGGAAAAACCGCAGTTTGAATGGTCGGCAGCTCCGCTATTTCCGCAGAGGGCCTTACTGGTCAGCGCTGCGGTATCTCAGGGGCCATATTCCGGTGGTGGTGTACCGGCGGGGAAGCAAGTTCTATGCCAGCAGCGACCTGGAGCTACAAGATTCTGAAGCAGGCGTGCGGCTGGGAGGGGGTAAAGCAGAGGACGGTATCGTCGTACCGCCGTCACCTCACGCTGGGGCTGATGGCCTTCCTCTTCCTGGATCAGCAGAAATCCCAGCGTCGTACCACCCCCTACAAGTTGCGACGTCAGCTCATCTCCGGCAAGCTCAGGGTCTCCCAGCTTGA